A stretch of DNA from Actinomycetota bacterium:
AGCGCCCGAAGGCCCGCAGGGTCCGGGGCCGGGTGCCGTAGACCACCGACCCGGCCCGGGCCACCAGCCCGCTCAGCTTGGCCGTCAGGGCCGGGTCGCGGTAGTAGGTCTGGGCGTAGGAGAGGTGGCCGGCGACCCGCTGGTAGAGTCGGACCAGCTCGTCGAGCTCGGCGGCGGAGAGGCGGCCGATCCCCCGCTGGGCCCTGCCGGTGAGCTCCGCCAGGCGGGTCCAGACGGGGCCGTTGGTCGCGATGTAGCGGTCGATGTCCACCGGCGCATTCTAGAGGGGACGCGGTCACCCATGGCGCAGGTCGAACCGGCCCGGATGGTCACGCCGGAGGCGGTGGCCCTCGAGTTCCGCACGGCCAACCTGGGCTCGCGCATCCTCGCCTACCTGGTCGACATGGCGGTGGTGGTCGCCGGCATCCTGGTCGGGCTGTTCGCGGTCGCCCTGCTCGGGCAGGCCAGCGACGTGGTCGTGCCCGACTGGGTGGCCCTCACGATCGTGCTGGTGCTGCTGCCGGCCTGGTGGCTCGGCTACTTCATCGCCTTCGAGACCCTGTGGCGGGGACGGACGCTGGGCAAGGCCGCCCTGGGGCTGCGGGTCGTGACCAGGGAGGGGGCGCCGGTCCGGTTCCGCCACGCGGCCATCCGGGGGCTGCTCGGGCTGGTCGACTTCTTCCTCTTCGGCGGCTTCGTCGCCGTCGTGTTCATCCTGTTCAGCAGGGACAACCAGCGGCTCGGGGACATGGTGGCGGGGACGCTGGTGCTGCGCGAGCGCAGCGCCCTGGCCGCCCCGGCGCCGGTCGACTTCACGCCGCCGCCGGGGCTGGAGCACTACGCCGCCACCCTCGACCCGAGCGGGGTCGGCACCGACGAGTACCAGGCGGTCAGGACGTTCCTGATCCGGGCGCCCAGCCTGCCCCCCGGTCCCCGCTCGGCCCTGGCCCTCCAGCTGGCCAGCCCGCTGGCGGCCCGCCTGCGCCCCCCACCCCCGCCCGGGGTCTCCCCCGAGCAGTACCTCCTCTGCGTGGCCGCCGCCTACCAGCAGCGCCAGCGCCTGGCCGCGGGCCGGGCCGGTGGGTCGGCCGGAGGGCCCGGGCCTGAAGGCGGTTCCGGGGGGCTGTGGACAACCGCCGGCGCCCCTCCCCCGGGTCGGCGAGGCTCCCCCACCGGGGGGGCCGAGTCGGCGGCTCCGGCGCCGGCGCCTGGACCGGCGCCGGAGGACGGGTTCGCTCCGCCTGGTTAGGTGCCTTCGGTCCAGGAGTGGAGGTACCTCTCCTGGGTGTCGGTCAGGGTGTCGATCTCGACGTCCATGGTGGCCAGCTTGACCCTGGCGACCTCGGCGTCGATCTCGGCCGGGACGTCGTGGACCCGGACCTCCAGGTCCTGCTGGCGCGACAGCCACTCCAGCGACAGCGACTGGTCGGCGAACGACATGTCCATGACCGCGGCCGGGTGGCCCTCGGCGGCGCCCAGGTTGACCAGGCGGCCCTCGGCGACCAGGTTGAGGCGGCGGCCGTCCTCCAGGGTGAACTCCTCGACGTTCTCGCGGACCCGGACCACGGAGGTGGCCAGGTCGGCCAGGGCGGCCTTGTCGATCTCGACGTCGAAGTGGCCGGAGTTGGCCAGCACGACCCCGTCCTTCATGACCTCGAAGTGCTCGCGCCGCATGACGTCGCGGTCACCGGTGACCGACACGATCACGTCGGCCTCGCGGGCCGCCTGGGCCATGGGCGCGACCTTGAAGCCCTCCATGGCCGCCTCGAGGGCGCGGATCGGGTCGACCTCGGTGACGATGACCTTGGCCCCGAGGCCGCGGGCGCGCATGGCCAGTCCCTTGCCGCAGTAGCCGAAGCCGGCGACCACGAAGTTCGTGCCGGCCAGGAGCAGGTTGGTGGCCCGCAGGATCCCGTCGATGGTCGACTGGCCGGTGCCGTAGCGGTTGTCGAACAGGTGCTTGGTCGGGGTGTCGTTGACGGCGATGATCGGGTAGGCGAGGGCGCCCTCCCGCTCCATCTGGCGCAGCCGGATGACCCCGGTGGTGGTCTCCTCGGTGCCGGCCCGGACCTCGGCCAGCTGGTCGCGCCGCCTGGTGTGCAGCAGGGTGACCAGGTCGCAGCCGTCGTCCATGGTGATGTTGGGGCGGGTGTCGAGGGCCGCCTCCAGGTGGGCGTAGTAGCCGTCGGTGTCGACCCCGCGGCGGGCGAAGGTGTCGATGCCGTAGTGCTCGACCAGCGCGGCCGCGGTGTCGTCCTGGGTCGACAGCGGGTTGGAGGCGCACAGCACCACGCTGGCGCCGCCGGCCTTGAGGGTGCGCATCAGGTTGGCGGTCTCGGTGGTCACGTGCAGGCAGGCCGCGACCTTGAGGCCTTCGAGGGGCCGCTCCTTCTCGAAGCGGGCGCGGATGTCGCGCAGCACCGGCATGTGCCGGTCGGCCCACTCGATGCGCAGGCGCCCCTCGTCGGCCAGGGCGAGGTCGGTCACGTCGTACGGCAAGGATCCTCCTCCGGTCGGGTGCCGCGTAAGGCTACCGGATCAGGCGGCGGCGGCAGGAAGCAGCGACAGCACCAGCTCCCGGAACCGGGGCCGGACCAGGGCCGCGACCTCGAGGACCTCGGCGTGGCTGGTCGGGGTGCCGCCGGGCCGGTGCACGTTGGTGATGGCCGAGATGGCGGCCACCCGCAGGCCGTGGGCGCGGGCGGCGATCACCTCGGGCACGGTCGACATGCCGACGGCGTCGGCGCCCCAGGCGCGGAACATGGCGATCTCGGCCGGGGTCTCGTAGGAGGGCCCGGCGGCGGCCAGGTACACGCCCTGGCGGACCGGGACGCCCTTGGCCTGGCCGGCCTCGACCGCCGCCGATCGAAGTTCCGGGTCGTAGGCGCCGGCCAGGTCGACGAAGTCGGGGGCGCCGCGCAGCGGGTTGTCGAACAGGAAGCTGATGTGGTCGGTGAGGACCATCAGGTCGGCCGGGTCGTAGTCGAGGTTGAGGCCGCCGGCGGCGTTGGTCGCCACCAGGGCGCGGCAGCCGACCTCGGCCGCGACCCGGGTCGCGAACGCGACCTCGGCCGCGCTGTAGCCCTCGTAGGTGTGGACCCGGCCGGCCAGGACGAGCACGGGCACGCCGGCCAGGCGGCCCGCGACCACCGCCCCGGCGTGCCCGGGGACCTTGGGCACGGGCATGCCGGGCACCTCGGCCGCCGGGACCCGGGTGGCGTCCTCGACCTCGTCGGCCAGCCCGCCCAGCCCCGACCCCAGCACCAGCGCCACCACCGGCCGCTCAGAGAGCCGAGGTTCCAGCGCCGCCGCCGCCACCCGCACCGCCTCCGGCACCGACGGCCGGTGCGGCTGCTCCCCCGCCGGCCCGGCCGCCACCTCCTCCGGGGTGTCGCTCACCGGGGGGCTCTGGCCTCGGCGGAGAGGGCCGCCTTGACCTCGTCGAGGGTGCGGATCGGGGTGGGGTCGACCCCGCGGGCGACGCCCAGGTAGGTGGAGGTGAAGTCGGCGAAGGCGGTCAGGCGGGCCAGGCGGGCCAGGGCCGGGCCCGGACCGGCGTCGTGGCCGACCGGGTCGGCGACCCCCAGGGCGGCGAGGACGGCCTCGATGCGGCGGCCGTCGCGGTCGTGCTCGCCGGCCTCGTCGCGCAGCAGGACCAGCTCGCGATCCGGGCCGAGGCCGCCCTCCAGGCCCATGACGTCGTTGTGGTTGACCTCCGGCAGGGGCCCGGACACGACCGAGACCTTGGCGTTCTCGTTGCACTGGGTGCGGAACCGGGTGGCCGCGACCGCCCCGACCTGGCCGCTGCCCCAGACGACGGGCAGCCGGTCCAGCAGCGCCACGGCGGCCTGCTTGGCCGGGTTGGCGGCCGTGGCCACCTCCGGGCCGAGGGCGGCCGCCTCCTCGTCGAGGACGTCGGCGGCGGCGCAGACCTGGTCGGTCACGGGCGGCAGCACCCCAGCCCCCTCGGCCGCCAGGCAGACCGGGACCAGCAGCGACCACAGGGCCGCCCGGGGCATGCGGCCGCCCTCGATCGCGACCAGGGGCGCCCCGCGGGACCGGGCCAGCTCGGCCAGGGCGCCGCCCGAGGTGACCGCGACCAGGCGGGCCCCGGCGGCCAGCCCCTGCTCGACCGCGGACAGCGTCTCGGCGGTGTTGCCCGAGTAGGAGACGGCCACCAGCAGCGTGCCCGGCCCCACGAACGCCGGCAGCCGGTCGCCCTTGACGGCCAGCACGGGCACGGGCGACTCCGGGAAGGCCACCGCGCTCAGCACGTCGCCGGCGATCCCGGAGCCGCCCATGCCGGCCACGACCACGACCTCGGGCAGGGGCCCGACCAGCGGCGCCGCCTGGGCGGCGCGCAGGGCGACCCGCGCCTGCCCGCCGGCGCCGGCGACCTCGGCGAGCATGGCGCCCGGGTCGCGCCGGGCCAGCTCGGCCGGGTCGTCGAGCACGGAGGGCCTGGAGTGGTCGCCCGTCGCCGCGCTCACGCCGGCGCCGTTCCCGGCTTCTCGGCCTCCTCGATCAGCATGACCGGGATGTCGTCGCGCACCGGGTAGCGGTAGCGGCACTCCCCCCGGCACTCGATGACCTGCTCGGCCTCCTTGTACTCGACCTCGCCGTGGCAGTTCGGGCAGGCGAGGATCTCCAGCAGCTTGGCGTCAAGGGGCATCGTCGGTTCCTCTCCTCGGGCCGTTCAGGCCGGCTCGCCGCCGACCGCCTCCAGCACCTCGTCGCGCACCCTGGCCATCTCGGCCTCGGTGGCGGCCTCGACGTTGAGCCGGAGCAGCGGCTCGGTGTTGCTCGGTCGCAGATTGAACCACCAATCGCCGCCCTCCACGGTCAGCCCGTCGGCGAAGTCGGCCCGGTCCGCCGGGTACCGCCCGGCCACGGCCTGGATGACCTGCCGGGGGTCGCCGGCGACGCGGCGGTTGACCTCTCCCGAGGCGGCGTAGCGGCGGTAGGGGGCGAGGACCTCGGACAGGGGCCGCCCGGCCCGCGAGAGGGCGTCAAGGGCGACCAGGGCGGCGACCAGCCCCGAGTCGGCCCGGTAGTTGTCGCGGAAGTAGTAGTGGCCCGAGTGCTCGCAGCCGAAGACGGCCCCGGTCTCGGCCATGACCCCCTTGATGAAGCTGTGGCCGACCCGGGTGCGCACCGGCACGCCGCCGGCCTCGCGGATCGTCTCGGGCACGACCCGCGAGCAGATCAGGTTGTAGAGCACGGTCGCGCCCGGCTCGCGCTCGCACATGAGCCGGGCCACCAGCGCCCCGACCAGGCTGGAGGGGACGGTCGCGCCCAGCTCGTCGACCAGGAACACCCGGTCGGCGTCGCCGTCGAAGGCCAGCCCGACGTCGGCCCCCTCGGCCACCACCCGGGCCTGGAGCTCCCGGAGGTTGTCGGGGTTGAGCGGGTCGGCCGGGTGGTTGGGGAAGCTGCCGTCGAGCTCGAAGTACATCGCCACCAGCTCGAACGGCAGGCCCCGGAAGACGGCCGGGACGACGTGGCCGGCCATGCCGTTGCCGGCGTCGGCGACCACCTTGAGCGGCCGCAGCGCGCCCAGGTCGGCGAAGCTGCGGACGTGGGCCGCGTAGCGTTCCAGCAGGTCGTCGGCCTGGCGTTCCTGGCCGCGGCGGCCGGCGGGGGCCGGCATGTCGCCGGTGGCCACCATCCGCTTGATGTCGGCCAGGCCCGACTCCTCCCCCACCGGCACCGCACCGGCCCGGCACAGCTTGAGGCCGTTGTAGCGGGCCGGGTTGTGGGAGGCGGTCAGCATGACCCCGGCGACGTCGAGGGCGCCGGAGACGTAGTAGAGCATGTCGGTCGAGCAGAGCCCGACCCGGAGCACGTCGGCCCCCTGGGCCATCGCCCCGGCGGCCACCGCGTCGGCCATCGGCTTGGACGACGGCCGCATGTCCTGCCCGATGGCCAGGGTCCCGGTCCCGGTCAGGGCCACGAACGCCCGCCCGATCCCCTCGGCCAGCTCCTCGTCCAGCTGGTCCGGGTAGACCCCGCGGACGTCGTAGGCCTTGAACACCTGGTCGAGGGCGGCGGGCACGGCAGCTCCTTGCGGCGGGTCCGGCGGTGGCTGGGGACGCCCGCGATTCTAGCCCCCGCCGGTCACGGCCCGCCGACCCGCCCCGGGCTCAGAACCGGCGTTCGCTGGCCAGCGAGAGGACCGGGTGGCTCGCAGGCCACCCGAACGGCTAGCACGTTCGCGACGCCCGCGGTAACTGTCAGGTTTCCCCTACCGGTTCCCGTGGGCGCCGGGGGGAAGGTAACGACGTCGGCGCTGCCGGTCAAGCATGTCGGCAGTATGGTTGGCACGTCCGCGAACCGGCCACGGAAGGAGCCTCTCCTGCCCCGCGCCCGCCATGGCCGCCGCCCGCCCCGGCCCCGCCTGCGCCTGCCCGTGGTGCAGCCGCCGGGGAGCGGCCGGGAGGCCTTCATGCGCCTGGTCGAGGAGGCCGTGGAGTCGATCCCCGAGCAGTTCCGGGACCGGCTGGCCAACGTCGACTTCGTCATCGAGGAGACCCCGCGGGGTGACGAGGTGC
This window harbors:
- a CDS encoding RDD family protein; the protein is MAQVEPARMVTPEAVALEFRTANLGSRILAYLVDMAVVVAGILVGLFAVALLGQASDVVVPDWVALTIVLVLLPAWWLGYFIAFETLWRGRTLGKAALGLRVVTREGAPVRFRHAAIRGLLGLVDFFLFGGFVAVVFILFSRDNQRLGDMVAGTLVLRERSALAAPAPVDFTPPPGLEHYAATLDPSGVGTDEYQAVRTFLIRAPSLPPGPRSALALQLASPLAARLRPPPPPGVSPEQYLLCVAAAYQQRQRLAAGRAGGSAGGPGPEGGSGGLWTTAGAPPPGRRGSPTGGAESAAPAPAPGPAPEDGFAPPG
- the ahcY gene encoding adenosylhomocysteinase, whose amino-acid sequence is MPYDVTDLALADEGRLRIEWADRHMPVLRDIRARFEKERPLEGLKVAACLHVTTETANLMRTLKAGGASVVLCASNPLSTQDDTAAALVEHYGIDTFARRGVDTDGYYAHLEAALDTRPNITMDDGCDLVTLLHTRRRDQLAEVRAGTEETTTGVIRLRQMEREGALAYPIIAVNDTPTKHLFDNRYGTGQSTIDGILRATNLLLAGTNFVVAGFGYCGKGLAMRARGLGAKVIVTEVDPIRALEAAMEGFKVAPMAQAAREADVIVSVTGDRDVMRREHFEVMKDGVVLANSGHFDVEIDKAALADLATSVVRVRENVEEFTLEDGRRLNLVAEGRLVNLGAAEGHPAAVMDMSFADQSLSLEWLSRQQDLEVRVHDVPAEIDAEVARVKLATMDVEIDTLTDTQERYLHSWTEGT
- a CDS encoding purine-nucleoside phosphorylase codes for the protein MSDTPEEVAAGPAGEQPHRPSVPEAVRVAAAALEPRLSERPVVALVLGSGLGGLADEVEDATRVPAAEVPGMPVPKVPGHAGAVVAGRLAGVPVLVLAGRVHTYEGYSAAEVAFATRVAAEVGCRALVATNAAGGLNLDYDPADLMVLTDHISFLFDNPLRGAPDFVDLAGAYDPELRSAAVEAGQAKGVPVRQGVYLAAAGPSYETPAEIAMFRAWGADAVGMSTVPEVIAARAHGLRVAAISAITNVHRPGGTPTSHAEVLEVAALVRPRFRELVLSLLPAAAA
- a CDS encoding bifunctional phosphoglucose/phosphomannose isomerase, with the protein product MSAATGDHSRPSVLDDPAELARRDPGAMLAEVAGAGGQARVALRAAQAAPLVGPLPEVVVVAGMGGSGIAGDVLSAVAFPESPVPVLAVKGDRLPAFVGPGTLLVAVSYSGNTAETLSAVEQGLAAGARLVAVTSGGALAELARSRGAPLVAIEGGRMPRAALWSLLVPVCLAAEGAGVLPPVTDQVCAAADVLDEEAAALGPEVATAANPAKQAAVALLDRLPVVWGSGQVGAVAATRFRTQCNENAKVSVVSGPLPEVNHNDVMGLEGGLGPDRELVLLRDEAGEHDRDGRRIEAVLAALGVADPVGHDAGPGPALARLARLTAFADFTSTYLGVARGVDPTPIRTLDEVKAALSAEARAPR
- a CDS encoding Trm112 family protein, translated to MPLDAKLLEILACPNCHGEVEYKEAEQVIECRGECRYRYPVRDDIPVMLIEEAEKPGTAPA
- a CDS encoding phosphomannomutase/phosphoglucomutase, giving the protein MPAALDQVFKAYDVRGVYPDQLDEELAEGIGRAFVALTGTGTLAIGQDMRPSSKPMADAVAAGAMAQGADVLRVGLCSTDMLYYVSGALDVAGVMLTASHNPARYNGLKLCRAGAVPVGEESGLADIKRMVATGDMPAPAGRRGQERQADDLLERYAAHVRSFADLGALRPLKVVADAGNGMAGHVVPAVFRGLPFELVAMYFELDGSFPNHPADPLNPDNLRELQARVVAEGADVGLAFDGDADRVFLVDELGATVPSSLVGALVARLMCEREPGATVLYNLICSRVVPETIREAGGVPVRTRVGHSFIKGVMAETGAVFGCEHSGHYYFRDNYRADSGLVAALVALDALSRAGRPLSEVLAPYRRYAASGEVNRRVAGDPRQVIQAVAGRYPADRADFADGLTVEGGDWWFNLRPSNTEPLLRLNVEAATEAEMARVRDEVLEAVGGEPA